The genomic window TCTATTGGAACAATCAAATCGTCGTCATCGGCGGCCGCGATGCCCAGGATTCCATTCTGGCGACGGTGGAAAGTTATGATTTATCGACCGGGCAATGGCAGCCGTTCGCCGCAAATTTGAATGAGGCGCGTTACAGCGCGGCGGCCATCGTGTATCGCGGGCGCATGTTCGTTATCGGTGGGTGCGGCAAGGATCAGCAAGTATTGAAGAGTGTGGAATTCTACAATGAAACAACGCAGCGCTGGGAGCGGGAGCCCTCGCTGGCAATCGCGCGCGAAGGCGCTGCCGCCGCCGTCGTGAATGATACCCTCTATGTCATGGGCGGATTTGACGGCGCGAGTTATCTGAAAAGCATCGAATATTTCCGCCACGAGGCCAGCAGTTGGTGGCTGAGCTGGTGGTCCCTTTCAGCGCCGCGCGCCTGGCTGTCCGCTGTCACGCTGCGCGATTCGATTTTTACGGCCGGCGGTTTGCTTTTCGGGCCGGTGGGCGTTTTGGAGCGCTATCATAGTTCCGACGGCAACCAGCGCCGCGCCTCCATGCTCACCCCGCGCGGGCGCATGGCCGCGGTCAATTTCGAAGGGAAATTGTGGACGCTGGGCGGCTCCGACCAACACGGCGCCTCGGCGGTTGTGGAGATTTACGATTACGCCAGCAACAGTTGGGAAAGCGGCCCGGGGCTGCTCTCGGCGCGTGAATTGAATGCGGCTCTGGCAATTTTTGATAAAATTTTCATCATCGGCGGCCGCACCGCGGAGGGAGCCGTTTTGGGAACGCTGGAAACATTAGGCCTTCCCACCAGCGTAGCCGAGCATGCCGCCGTTCCGCGTGCGCCTGAGTTGAAGAGTTATCCCAATCCCTTTGTGACCTCCGCGCGGATTGTGTGGCGTTCGCTGGCCTCGAATCAAACGCAGACCGTTGTTGAAGTATTTGATTTGCGCGGCGCACGGGTGTTGCGGCGTTTCCTGTCCTCAAACAGCGCGGATTTTGAATTCACCTGGCATGGCCAGGATGAAACCGGCGCAATTGTGCGCGATGGCATTTACTTCATCACCGTGCGTAGCGGAGATTTTGTTTTGCGGCGCAAGCTGCTCAAACTGAAGCGTTGAGGCCTTCACCGCCGGGGCAGTTTGTAATGAAGCTTCGGCGGTTATTTGAGGTGTACACGCTTCATGTTAACTGGCCGGGCGGCTTAACCACATCATCAACCGGGCAGCAAACCAACGCAGGAGGGAGGCGATGCACAAGAAACATTTTCGTTTGATGACGTTTTTTCTCGCACTCGGCGCGGCGCTGAATTTCAATTGCCTGGAGAATCCTTTCGGCAGCAAGGACGAAATTCGCGACAAGCGGCAAACCAGCGGGCAAGTTGTTTATCCCGGCGGCGCCGCGGCTGCCGGCGTTTTTGTCTGGCT from Cytophagia bacterium CHB2 includes these protein-coding regions:
- a CDS encoding T9SS type A sorting domain-containing protein; this encodes MKRPMQLFLGWLLLALPLARAQNWEAREPMLTPRFAMSALYWNNQIVVIGGRDAQDSILATVESYDLSTGQWQPFAANLNEARYSAAAIVYRGRMFVIGGCGKDQQVLKSVEFYNETTQRWEREPSLAIAREGAAAAVVNDTLYVMGGFDGASYLKSIEYFRHEASSWWLSWWSLSAPRAWLSAVTLRDSIFTAGGLLFGPVGVLERYHSSDGNQRRASMLTPRGRMAAVNFEGKLWTLGGSDQHGASAVVEIYDYASNSWESGPGLLSARELNAALAIFDKIFIIGGRTAEGAVLGTLETLGLPTSVAEHAAVPRAPELKSYPNPFVTSARIVWRSLASNQTQTVVEVFDLRGARVLRRFLSSNSADFEFTWHGQDETGAIVRDGIYFITVRSGDFVLRRKLLKLKR